The Hymenobacter sp. 5317J-9 genome has a window encoding:
- a CDS encoding T9SS type A sorting domain-containing protein: protein MKNLFTRTCQPVLRALGLGAFLVGAAQAAPVPVAVTGYTADVVADGTGAASARTTADFDGVSFALMALGYTNPAGASATVGLPASGLINSAATPGLSFQLASYTANNSLRIATASTGTLALATPRTAGDLYVLASSGSGVSTVGVTVTFSDGTTQIFSSISVGDWFGGSGAAIAGIGRVSTADNTITNNVTDPRLYEYKFTLAPANLSKLVQSVTFNKTSTAGVLNVMGVSVNPVCNSAPTAGTAVATATNTCAVAGIVLSLTGVSTDGGLAYQWQASTNGGTSYTDIAGATSATYNVVGQTATTLYRARVTCSATAQSANSTAVTISSTAPTYATLPVIESFENTWVDGCSTRDVPSASWRNSPATGNASWRRDDDGSAAGWTSPTAYIYTPLASQGSRSARFHSGWVQSPNVGTLDLYVNLSAAGAKRLSFDINNSAGSDSLVVQISNDGGTTFSRLVGFGVTGPGFVTQVLPINSTSATAVIRFRGRGDYLSNDIGLDNIILESATGCLTPAGLTATTTTTTATLTWLTGGTGTYSVVYGPTGFNPATGGTTLSGLAGPSTTISGLAPGTTYQFYVTLNCAGGANSGTAGPVAFTTQIVNDDPCGATVLTVNNVCTPIATTTVGATQTPSTVYAGGAQGTGCGSITAPRDVWFQFTTAATGPTSTQVRITVTGGAASVVRAYSGAACTGPLTYISCVGTGSNTAAPVLDLTTLTPSTTYYIRVNEYSTSGTLGNFTICASPVPNCPAPTGLGTGALTSTTAVVNWSGTLSAGSTYSVIYGLNGFLPATGGTTISGLTANTATLTGLSATTGYQFYVQQICGGFNGSSTLAGPFPFTTPLTVPANDEPCGALALSGTPVSATTVGSTTGTQASIQLPACAGGSLPKDVWFAFTANANTSTFTITGTAAGAVRVYSSPSCSAGPFTQVFCQGSGANNTAFAAPVAVTGLTVGTRYYVAVSGYGSSDTPGAFTIAATNVLAARAQTNSSALQVFPNPSNTGQLSLRLSAPGASQATLLNALGQAVRSQVLSSGSAEHLLSTRGLAAGVYTLRVQAGADVYTRKVVLE, encoded by the coding sequence ATGAAGAACCTGTTTACGCGAACGTGCCAACCAGTGCTTCGGGCCCTCGGCCTGGGGGCTTTTTTAGTAGGGGCGGCCCAGGCGGCGCCCGTACCCGTGGCCGTGACCGGCTACACCGCCGATGTGGTAGCCGATGGTACCGGGGCCGCTTCGGCGCGCACCACGGCCGATTTTGACGGGGTGTCGTTCGCCCTTATGGCGCTGGGCTACACCAACCCCGCAGGCGCGTCGGCTACCGTGGGCCTGCCGGCTTCGGGCCTCATCAACAGCGCCGCCACGCCGGGCCTGAGTTTCCAGCTGGCGTCTTACACTGCTAATAACTCGTTGCGCATTGCTACGGCGAGCACGGGCACGCTCGCCCTGGCCACGCCCCGCACCGCCGGCGACCTCTACGTGCTGGCTTCGTCGGGCAGCGGCGTGAGCACGGTGGGCGTCACGGTGACGTTCAGCGACGGCACCACCCAGATTTTCTCGTCCATCTCGGTGGGCGACTGGTTCGGCGGTTCGGGGGCGGCCATTGCCGGCATCGGGCGGGTGAGCACGGCTGACAACACCATCACCAACAACGTCACCGACCCGCGCCTCTACGAATACAAGTTCACGCTGGCCCCGGCCAACCTCAGCAAATTGGTGCAGAGCGTGACCTTCAACAAAACTTCCACCGCCGGCGTGCTGAACGTGATGGGCGTGTCGGTGAACCCCGTGTGCAACAGCGCGCCCACGGCCGGCACGGCCGTGGCCACGGCCACCAACACCTGCGCGGTGGCCGGCATCGTGCTGTCGCTCACCGGCGTTTCTACCGACGGCGGCCTGGCCTACCAGTGGCAGGCGTCTACCAACGGTGGCACCTCCTACACCGACATTGCCGGCGCCACCAGCGCTACCTACAACGTGGTGGGCCAAACGGCCACGACGCTGTATCGCGCCCGCGTGACGTGCAGCGCCACGGCCCAGTCGGCCAATTCGACGGCGGTCACGATTTCCTCCACGGCGCCCACCTACGCCACGCTGCCCGTCATCGAGAGCTTTGAGAATACGTGGGTTGACGGTTGCAGCACCCGCGACGTGCCCAGCGCTTCGTGGCGCAACTCGCCGGCCACGGGCAATGCCTCCTGGCGCCGTGACGACGACGGCTCGGCCGCCGGCTGGACCAGCCCCACGGCCTACATCTACACGCCGCTGGCCAGCCAGGGCTCGCGCTCGGCGCGCTTCCACAGCGGCTGGGTGCAGTCGCCCAACGTGGGCACGCTCGACTTGTACGTGAACCTGAGCGCGGCCGGCGCCAAGCGCCTGAGCTTCGACATCAACAACTCGGCCGGCAGCGACTCGCTGGTGGTGCAGATTTCCAACGATGGCGGCACTACCTTCAGCCGCTTGGTGGGCTTTGGCGTGACCGGGCCCGGCTTCGTGACGCAGGTGTTGCCCATCAACAGCACCTCGGCCACGGCCGTGATTCGTTTCCGCGGCCGCGGCGACTACCTGAGCAACGACATCGGGCTGGATAACATCATCCTGGAGTCGGCCACGGGCTGCCTCACGCCGGCCGGCCTGACGGCCACCACCACCACCACCACGGCCACGCTGACCTGGCTCACGGGCGGCACCGGCACCTACTCCGTGGTGTACGGCCCCACCGGCTTCAACCCCGCCACCGGCGGCACCACGCTGTCGGGCCTCGCCGGGCCGTCGACCACCATCTCGGGCCTCGCGCCGGGCACCACCTACCAGTTTTACGTGACGCTGAACTGCGCCGGCGGCGCCAATTCGGGCACGGCCGGGCCGGTGGCCTTCACCACCCAGATTGTGAATGACGACCCCTGCGGCGCCACGGTGCTCACCGTCAACAACGTGTGCACGCCCATTGCGACCACCACGGTAGGCGCCACCCAGACGCCGAGCACGGTGTATGCCGGCGGCGCGCAGGGCACGGGCTGCGGCTCCATCACCGCCCCGCGCGACGTGTGGTTCCAGTTCACCACGGCGGCCACCGGCCCCACCAGCACGCAGGTGCGCATCACCGTGACGGGCGGCGCGGCCAGCGTGGTCCGGGCCTACTCGGGCGCGGCCTGCACTGGCCCGCTCACCTACATTTCCTGCGTGGGCACGGGCTCCAACACGGCTGCCCCGGTGCTCGACCTGACCACGCTCACGCCCAGCACCACCTACTACATCCGCGTAAACGAGTACAGCACGTCGGGCACGCTCGGCAACTTCACCATCTGCGCTTCGCCGGTGCCCAACTGCCCGGCGCCTACGGGCCTCGGCACGGGCGCCCTCACCAGCACCACTGCCGTGGTGAACTGGAGCGGCACGCTGTCGGCTGGCAGCACCTATTCGGTGATTTACGGCCTCAATGGTTTCCTGCCCGCTACGGGCGGCACCACCATTTCGGGTCTGACGGCCAACACGGCCACCCTCACCGGCCTGAGCGCCACCACCGGCTACCAGTTCTACGTGCAGCAGATTTGCGGCGGCTTCAACGGCAGCAGCACGCTGGCGGGGCCCTTCCCCTTCACCACGCCCCTCACCGTGCCGGCCAACGACGAGCCCTGCGGCGCCCTGGCGCTGAGCGGTACTCCCGTGTCGGCCACCACGGTGGGCTCCACCACCGGCACCCAGGCCAGCATCCAGCTGCCCGCCTGCGCCGGCGGCTCGCTGCCCAAAGACGTGTGGTTTGCCTTCACGGCCAACGCCAATACATCGACCTTCACTATCACGGGCACGGCCGCGGGCGCGGTGCGCGTGTACTCGTCGCCGAGCTGCTCGGCCGGGCCGTTCACGCAGGTGTTCTGCCAGGGTAGCGGCGCCAACAACACGGCCTTTGCCGCGCCGGTGGCCGTGACTGGCCTCACGGTGGGCACGCGCTACTACGTGGCCGTGAGCGGCTACGGCAGCTCCGACACGCCGGGCGCCTTCACCATTGCCGCCACCAACGTGCTGGCCGCCCGCGCCCAAACCAACAGCAGCGCCCTGCAGGTATTCCCCAACCCCAGCAACACCGGCCAGCTGTCCTTGCGCCTGAGCGCCCCCGGCGCCAGCCAGGCCACCCTGCTCAATGCTTTGGGCCAGGCCGTGCGCTCGCAGGTCCTGTCCTCGGGCTCGGCCGAGCACTTGCTCAGCACCCGCGGCCTAGCCGCCGGCGTCTACACGCTGCGCGTGCAGGCCGGGGCCGATGTGTATACCCGGAAGGTGGTGCTGGAATAA
- a CDS encoding Ig-like domain-containing protein gives MRTTLRYLLLLPLLLAAWGSQAQTVTLQQESFENALGSTSSQVDLPNTTVLTTAATGSPDSYFLRTSNATVGSDAPGFQSTGVNGSTLPTNVDGSFYWVGEAVKGIEAYAAAPPNPIPPRIGGRITLKPVSIAGYATLQVKVNLFLARAGRVSDRIETDDTLRVQVRFNNTGGWTTVGQLVGDNATPLGSGYWRVDALRDGKSSDDVAAGTQTVGNPFSEFTFDVSGTGSTLQTRIVVAEQGTSEEFGIDNIRVLGVASSNQAPVLTIESSNINYSEGQGAVNITSLLTVSDDGANLTGATISFASAGFDNTEDRLLFTNQNGITGSYVINTGVLTLTGTANVAAYQTALRSIQYQDIDPNDARPGTRTINFSVTDGISSSLPVSRNIAVTSSLNAATGLPYTEEFPATPNGEGTRYGSNHFYTQPTIQFERTDLTQPGGSGRTTFSNMSNTGYWYGVNTETGPVPSVVIGYLETQPINTAGYANLNFAIRLGASTANAAWQTSEYFKAFYRVVGSSTWTPILSFRGTATTANTTTGVMRQDAVASTTTGVPTGTQLTPALADFTVPVPAPAGATIELRLELRNVTAVDEFAFDYLRLTGTLVSPPSVTTGTAGSVTTVSAAINNNSLTNDGGASLSDYGVVYVAGTGTPTTASSKVQAGTTSPGTFPAAFSSSLTGLTPGTQYTARAYAINSAGTAYGSSVTFTTAPNAPVVTAPANGSLTNDNTPTYTGTAQANATVSVIVDGASIGTTTANASGNWTLTQPTALSQGSHTVRATAAINGSAASANSNTNTFTVDAVPPAAPVVTAPANGSTTPTTTPTYSGTAEANATVTVYVDTNPIGTTTANASGNWTLTQPTALSQGSHTVYAKATDTAGNTGPNSATNTFTVDTVAPTVSSSNRQNPAANPTNATSLTYRVTFSEAVTGVTTSSFAFTTTGGITGTIASVASVGGSNGTQYDVTVNSVSGNGTGRLDVKSSGSGITDVAGNALSGGYTGGQTYTVSQSVTVTSVTRLTPSPTATPTVSYQVVFSGSVTGLTTGNFAVTVTSGSISGASVASVSAGPSTTFTVVVNTGSSTSNGTLRLDVNNSTGTTPTITNVPYTAGEQYDITKSFAAGPTLRLLGAGSASGSNNDVTAFVDRVQVQLNGSSTPFANGLQNGGFESNNVLTNNFKKTADGVVASPWNFTSLAGVSRNGSNGFGSTAFEGDAVGLVQSTGGSNGSIEQRLAVPTGSYQVNFQAAQRTNNNISDQVVNVYLLQGAIPVFVGSIQPSTAGFYQSFTSAAFNVTAPALTATVSTTSASPTSTAPIPFSVSFSPLSVGTTFTASDVTVTGGTLTSGSFAGSGAGPYTFTVTPAGTGTVSVSLAANVAQDANNTGNDASNSVSVQYNQPVTATPTLTNPVNNGFVRTTQPEYRGTAVPFAAINIFRGGVLTDTTFANSLGNFHKFSTATLADGQYSVYVTATTSGSATSANSNTNTFTVDTTAPTATLTSSTVASNGTTSTSPVNFTATFSEPVTGFTSAGLQVTGGTVTSGPTAGPNNTYTFQVTPGGAGSVTVQVRANAAQDPAGNFNAVSGSYAFAFVAPTIVVNPASLSNGTQGTAYSVSFTAAGGSGSYSYAYSGSVIPGLSFASNTLSGTPTASGTYNFRITATDNSTAPGPYSGFRNYTLTVSTQPVTAAPIVTAPANGALTNNPTPAYSGTASAGSTVTVYVDFTAIGTTTASGTGSFTLPQPTPLADGSHTVYATAQTAGATVSVNSNANSFTVDTARPAVVISSTNGANGSTTSTSPLQFTVTFSESVTGFVAGGVSVGNGTLSGFAGSGNTYTVSVTPTTAGTPTTVNIAANVGQDAAGNGNTAAAPFAITYLAPITATVWTGAVSTDWFTAGNWTAGVPTATVDATIQTGSARYPALTTGTATAKNLTIGTGASLTHTGGTLSLTGDFLNNGTYTGFNATSGGTVALNGTGLQTLGGSSPLRFWNLSVGASGAAQSVAVDVARVLTLTGNLSTGGQPLTLLSSAQGDALVNNAGGVVNGTATVQRYIDPSLNAGLGYRHYAAPVANTTVADLATSGFAPVVNPAYNISPTPSLVNPFPTVFGYDQSRLTVTSNYAPFDKGFFSPALPSDPLAVGRGYTVNLSASQLVDFVGLLNNGTVTVPLASNRASFPDGGWQLLGNPYPAPLDYSTVPAGDRVNLEGAIYVYSSTSQYNGQYRSYVNGVGGNPVIPSGQGFFARVAAGQSTGSITFRNANRLTAPSSTTFQRGTAETRPLVQLTLRGATGTASDEAYVYFQAGATARVDAQYDAVKLPNTTGLNLASLAAGTPLAINGLPYPNAATLTVPLAVAVPVTGTYSLTAAQVLNFPAGAQPYLRDLQLGTLTDLRLTPAYTFTQNAANTAARFELVFGPQQVLGAASASLAAQVALFPNPATQNVYVELPPSLSRTPGTAGLVDALGRTVLTQALPAGLSRHTLPLTNLATGVYSLRLLTEAGVVVKRLVVE, from the coding sequence ATGCGAACAACCTTACGTTACCTCTTACTGCTCCCGCTGCTGCTGGCGGCCTGGGGCAGCCAGGCCCAGACCGTGACGCTCCAGCAGGAGTCGTTTGAAAATGCGCTGGGCTCGACCAGCTCGCAGGTAGACCTCCCCAATACCACCGTGCTGACAACGGCCGCCACCGGTTCCCCCGACTCGTATTTCCTGCGCACTTCCAATGCCACCGTGGGCTCGGATGCGCCCGGCTTTCAGTCGACCGGCGTGAACGGCAGCACGCTGCCCACCAACGTGGACGGAAGCTTCTACTGGGTGGGCGAAGCGGTAAAGGGAATCGAAGCCTACGCGGCCGCTCCGCCCAACCCCATCCCCCCGCGTATTGGGGGCCGGATAACGCTGAAACCGGTGAGCATAGCCGGCTACGCGACGCTGCAGGTGAAGGTGAATCTTTTCCTGGCGCGGGCGGGCAGGGTTTCCGACCGCATAGAAACCGACGATACGCTGCGGGTGCAGGTGCGCTTCAACAACACCGGGGGCTGGACGACGGTGGGCCAGTTGGTGGGCGACAACGCCACTCCCCTGGGCAGTGGCTATTGGCGGGTAGATGCCTTACGGGATGGAAAATCGTCGGACGACGTGGCCGCGGGTACCCAAACCGTGGGGAATCCCTTCAGCGAATTCACGTTTGACGTGTCGGGCACGGGCTCGACCCTGCAAACGCGGATAGTGGTGGCCGAGCAGGGCACCAGCGAAGAGTTTGGCATCGACAACATTCGGGTGCTGGGCGTGGCCAGCAGCAACCAGGCGCCGGTGCTGACTATTGAAAGCTCGAACATTAACTACAGCGAAGGGCAAGGTGCTGTCAACATTACAAGCTTGCTCACGGTGAGCGACGACGGAGCGAACCTGACCGGCGCCACCATCTCCTTCGCCTCGGCGGGCTTCGACAACACCGAGGACCGGCTGCTCTTCACCAACCAGAACGGTATTACCGGCAGTTACGTCATCAATACGGGCGTGCTGACGCTGACGGGCACGGCCAACGTGGCCGCCTACCAGACGGCGCTACGCTCCATACAATACCAGGACATTGACCCAAACGACGCCCGGCCCGGCACGCGAACCATCAATTTCTCGGTTACCGACGGCATTTCCTCCAGCTTGCCGGTGTCGCGCAACATTGCCGTGACTTCCTCCCTGAATGCGGCTACGGGACTGCCGTACACGGAGGAATTTCCGGCCACGCCCAACGGCGAAGGCACCCGCTACGGCAGCAACCACTTCTACACGCAGCCGACCATTCAGTTTGAGCGCACCGACCTGACCCAACCCGGCGGCTCGGGCCGGACGACGTTCAGCAACATGAGCAATACCGGCTATTGGTACGGCGTCAACACCGAAACCGGCCCGGTCCCGAGCGTGGTCATCGGCTACCTGGAAACGCAGCCCATCAATACGGCGGGCTATGCCAACCTGAACTTTGCCATCCGCCTGGGCGCTTCGACGGCCAACGCGGCCTGGCAGACGTCGGAATACTTCAAAGCCTTTTACCGGGTGGTGGGCAGTTCTACCTGGACGCCCATTCTTTCCTTCCGGGGCACGGCCACTACGGCCAACACCACCACCGGCGTGATGAGGCAGGATGCGGTGGCCAGCACCACCACCGGCGTGCCCACCGGCACGCAGCTGACGCCCGCCCTGGCGGACTTCACCGTTCCGGTGCCCGCCCCGGCCGGAGCGACGATAGAACTGCGGCTGGAGCTGCGCAACGTGACGGCGGTTGACGAGTTTGCGTTTGACTACCTGCGCCTGACGGGTACCCTGGTGTCGCCGCCGTCTGTCACGACGGGCACGGCCGGCAGCGTCACGACCGTTTCAGCCGCCATCAACAACAACTCGCTAACCAACGACGGCGGAGCCAGCCTCAGCGACTACGGCGTGGTGTACGTGGCCGGCACGGGCACGCCCACCACCGCCAGCTCGAAGGTGCAGGCGGGCACCACTTCGCCGGGCACTTTCCCGGCCGCCTTCTCCAGCAGCCTGACGGGCCTCACGCCCGGCACCCAGTACACGGCGCGGGCCTACGCCATAAACAGCGCCGGCACGGCTTACGGCAGCAGCGTCACCTTCACCACGGCGCCCAACGCGCCCGTCGTGACGGCACCCGCCAACGGCAGCCTTACCAACGACAACACGCCTACCTACACCGGCACTGCGCAAGCCAACGCGACGGTGTCGGTGATTGTCGACGGCGCCAGCATTGGCACGACGACGGCTAACGCATCGGGCAATTGGACCCTGACCCAGCCCACGGCTCTGAGCCAGGGCAGCCACACCGTTCGGGCCACGGCCGCGATAAACGGCAGCGCCGCCAGCGCCAACAGCAACACCAACACCTTCACGGTGGACGCGGTGCCGCCGGCCGCGCCGGTGGTGACGGCCCCGGCCAACGGCAGCACCACTCCCACCACCACGCCCACCTACAGCGGCACGGCCGAAGCCAACGCGACGGTGACGGTGTACGTGGACACGAATCCCATCGGCACGACGACGGCTAATGCATCGGGCAACTGGACCCTGACCCAGCCCACGGCCCTGAGCCAGGGCAGCCACACGGTGTACGCCAAAGCCACCGACACGGCGGGCAACACCGGCCCGAACTCCGCCACCAACACCTTCACGGTGGACACGGTGGCCCCGACGGTGAGCAGCAGCAACCGCCAAAACCCGGCGGCCAACCCCACCAATGCCACCTCGCTGACGTACCGCGTAACCTTCAGCGAAGCCGTGACGGGCGTAACCACCAGCAGCTTTGCGTTCACGACCACCGGCGGCATCACCGGCACCATTGCCAGTGTGGCCTCGGTGGGCGGCAGCAACGGCACGCAGTACGACGTGACGGTGAACAGCGTGAGCGGCAACGGCACCGGGCGCCTCGACGTGAAGAGCAGCGGCTCGGGCATTACCGACGTGGCCGGCAATGCCCTGAGCGGCGGCTATACCGGCGGCCAAACCTACACCGTCAGCCAGAGCGTTACCGTAACCTCGGTGACGCGCCTAACGCCTTCGCCCACGGCCACGCCTACGGTGAGCTACCAGGTGGTATTCTCGGGCAGCGTGACGGGCCTGACGACCGGCAACTTTGCGGTCACCGTCACGAGCGGCAGCATCAGCGGCGCTTCGGTGGCCAGCGTTTCGGCCGGGCCGAGCACCACTTTCACGGTGGTGGTGAACACGGGCAGCAGCACCAGCAACGGCACCCTGCGCCTAGACGTGAACAACAGCACGGGCACGACGCCCACGATTACGAACGTGCCCTACACGGCGGGCGAGCAGTACGACATCACCAAGAGCTTCGCGGCCGGGCCCACGCTGCGCCTGCTGGGAGCGGGCAGCGCCAGCGGCAGCAACAACGACGTGACGGCCTTCGTGGACCGGGTGCAGGTGCAGCTGAACGGCTCCAGCACGCCCTTCGCCAACGGCCTGCAGAACGGCGGCTTCGAATCTAACAACGTGTTGACCAACAATTTCAAGAAAACGGCCGACGGCGTCGTCGCCTCGCCTTGGAACTTCACCAGCCTGGCCGGGGTGTCGCGCAACGGCAGCAATGGCTTCGGCTCGACGGCGTTTGAGGGCGACGCGGTGGGCCTGGTGCAAAGCACGGGCGGCAGCAACGGCAGCATTGAGCAGCGACTGGCCGTGCCGACGGGCAGCTACCAGGTAAACTTCCAGGCCGCCCAGCGGACCAACAACAACATCAGCGACCAGGTGGTGAACGTGTATCTGCTGCAAGGCGCCATTCCCGTGTTCGTGGGCAGCATTCAGCCCAGTACGGCCGGCTTCTACCAGTCCTTCACCTCGGCCGCCTTCAACGTGACGGCCCCGGCCCTGACGGCGACGGTGAGCACGACTTCGGCCAGTCCCACCAGCACCGCGCCCATTCCGTTCTCGGTGAGTTTCTCGCCGCTGAGCGTGGGCACCACCTTCACCGCCTCGGACGTGACGGTGACGGGCGGCACGCTGACCAGCGGCAGCTTCGCGGGCAGCGGGGCCGGCCCCTACACCTTCACCGTGACGCCAGCCGGGACGGGCACTGTATCGGTCAGCCTGGCCGCCAACGTGGCCCAGGACGCCAACAACACGGGCAACGATGCCAGCAACTCGGTGAGCGTGCAGTACAACCAGCCGGTAACGGCCACTCCCACCCTGACGAACCCGGTTAATAACGGCTTCGTGCGCACCACCCAGCCCGAGTACCGCGGCACGGCGGTGCCGTTTGCGGCCATTAACATCTTCCGGGGCGGGGTATTGACGGATACGACCTTCGCCAACAGCCTGGGCAATTTCCACAAGTTCTCAACCGCCACCTTGGCCGACGGGCAGTACTCGGTGTACGTGACGGCCACAACCAGCGGCTCGGCCACCAGCGCCAACTCGAACACGAACACCTTCACGGTGGACACAACGGCGCCGACGGCGACGTTGACCAGCTCCACGGTGGCCTCCAACGGCACGACCTCGACCTCGCCGGTGAACTTCACGGCCACCTTCTCGGAGCCGGTGACGGGCTTTACCAGCGCCGGCCTCCAGGTGACGGGCGGCACGGTGACCAGCGGCCCGACGGCGGGCCCCAACAACACCTATACCTTCCAGGTGACGCCCGGCGGGGCCGGCAGCGTGACGGTGCAGGTGCGGGCCAACGCGGCTCAGGACCCGGCCGGCAACTTCAACGCGGTTTCGGGCTCGTACGCCTTCGCCTTCGTGGCGCCCACCATCGTGGTGAATCCGGCCTCACTGTCCAATGGCACGCAGGGCACGGCCTACAGTGTGTCATTCACGGCCGCGGGCGGCTCGGGCAGCTACAGCTACGCGTACAGTGGCAGCGTCATCCCCGGCCTCTCGTTCGCGAGCAACACCCTTTCGGGCACGCCCACGGCCAGCGGCACCTACAACTTCCGCATCACGGCCACCGACAACTCGACTGCCCCCGGCCCCTACAGCGGCTTCCGCAACTATACGCTCACGGTTTCGACCCAGCCCGTGACGGCTGCGCCGATTGTGACGGCGCCGGCCAACGGCGCCCTGACGAACAACCCGACCCCCGCCTACTCGGGCACGGCGTCGGCCGGCAGCACGGTCACGGTGTATGTCGACTTCACGGCCATTGGCACCACCACGGCTTCGGGCACGGGTAGCTTTACGCTGCCCCAGCCCACCCCGCTCGCCGATGGCAGCCACACGGTATACGCCACGGCGCAGACCGCCGGCGCAACCGTGAGCGTCAACAGCAATGCCAATAGCTTCACGGTGGATACAGCCCGCCCCGCAGTGGTCATTAGTTCGACGAACGGCGCCAACGGCAGCACGACTTCCACTTCGCCCCTGCAATTCACGGTGACGTTTTCAGAAAGCGTGACGGGCTTTGTGGCCGGGGGCGTGAGCGTGGGCAACGGGACGCTCTCGGGATTTGCCGGCAGCGGCAACACCTACACCGTCAGCGTGACGCCGACCACGGCCGGCACCCCCACCACGGTGAACATTGCCGCCAACGTGGGCCAGGACGCGGCCGGCAACGGCAACACCGCCGCCGCGCCGTTTGCCATCACCTACCTCGCCCCCATCACAGCAACAGTCTGGACGGGTGCCGTGAGCACCGATTGGTTTACGGCCGGCAACTGGACGGCCGGCGTGCCCACTGCCACGGTGGACGCTACCATCCAGACAGGGTCGGCGCGCTATCCGGCACTGACCACCGGCACGGCCACGGCCAAAAACCTGACCATTGGCACCGGGGCCAGCCTGACCCACACCGGCGGCACGCTGTCGCTGACCGGCGACTTCCTCAACAACGGTACCTACACGGGCTTTAACGCCACCTCTGGCGGCACCGTAGCCCTCAACGGCACCGGCCTCCAGACCCTGGGCGGCAGCAGCCCGCTCCGCTTCTGGAACCTGAGCGTGGGCGCCAGCGGAGCCGCGCAGTCCGTGGCCGTCGACGTGGCCCGCGTCCTGACGCTGACCGGCAACCTGAGCACCGGCGGCCAACCGCTCACGCTGCTGTCGTCGGCGCAGGGCGATGCCCTGGTGAACAACGCCGGCGGCGTGGTGAACGGCACGGCCACCGTGCAACGCTACATCGACCCGAGCCTGAACGCCGGGCTGGGCTACCGCCACTACGCGGCGCCGGTGGCCAACACCACCGTGGCCGACCTGGCCACCAGCGGCTTCGCGCCGGTGGTGAACCCGGCCTACAACATTTCGCCCACCCCCAGCCTGGTCAACCCCTTCCCCACCGTGTTTGGCTACGACCAGAGCCGCCTGACGGTGACGAGCAACTACGCGCCGTTTGACAAAGGCTTCTTCTCGCCCGCCCTGCCGAGCGACCCCTTGGCCGTGGGCCGCGGCTACACCGTCAACCTCAGCGCCAGCCAGCTGGTTGATTTTGTGGGCTTGCTCAACAACGGCACCGTGACCGTGCCGCTGGCCAGCAACCGCGCCAGCTTCCCCGACGGGGGCTGGCAGCTGCTGGGCAACCCCTACCCCGCCCCATTGGACTACTCCACGGTGCCGGCCGGCGACCGGGTGAATCTGGAAGGCGCCATCTATGTGTACAGCAGCACCAGCCAGTACAATGGCCAGTACCGCAGTTACGTGAACGGCGTGGGCGGCAACCCCGTCATCCCTTCGGGCCAGGGCTTCTTCGCCCGCGTGGCCGCGGGGCAGTCGACGGGCTCCATCACCTTCCGCAACGCCAACCGCCTCACAGCCCCCAGCAGCACCACTTTCCAGCGCGGCACTGCCGAAACGCGCCCGCTGGTGCAACTGACGCTGCGCGGGGCCACGGGAACGGCCTCGGACGAGGCGTACGTGTACTTCCAGGCCGGGGCCACGGCCAGGGTGGACGCCCAGTACGACGCCGTGAAGCTGCCCAACACCACCGGCCTGAACCTGGCTTCGCTGGCCGCCGGCACGCCGCTGGCCATCAACGGCCTGCCCTACCCCAACGCCGCGACGCTGACCGTGCCGCTCGCCGTGGCCGTGCCCGTCACGGGCACTTACTCACTCACGGCGGCGCAGGTGCTCAACTTCCCGGCCGGGGCCCAGCCCTACCTGCGCGACCTGCAGTTGGGCACGCTCACCGACCTGCGCCTGACGCCCGCCTACACCTTCACCCAGAACGCGGCCAATACCGCCGCCCGCTTCGAGCTCGTCTTCGGCCCGCAGCAGGTGCTGGGCGCAGCCTCGGCCTCGTTGGCCGCCCAGGTGGCCTTGTTCCCCAACCCGGCCACGCAAAACGTGTACGTTGAACTACCGCCGTCGCTCAGCCGTACACCCGGTACGGCCGGGCTGGTTGACGCCCTGGGCCGGACGGTGCTCACGCAGGCACTGCCGGCTGGCCTGTCTCGGCACACCCTGCCGCTGACCAATCTGGCAACAGGTGTCTATTCGCTGCGCTTACTAACCGAAGCCGGCGTGGTTGTGAAAAGGCTGGTAGTGGAATAA